The Rissa tridactyla isolate bRisTri1 chromosome 6, bRisTri1.patW.cur.20221130, whole genome shotgun sequence DNA segment CGGATGCCGCATTGGTTACTCTTCGCCTCAGACATTAGCTGACCAGGTATGTTGTTGATATAAGCCCTCATGGTAAAAAAGACCAAAAACTAGTTACATCAGATCTTTgtaatgtttctttaaaaatattacaacaaATCTTTTCTACAATTCATGAAACAGGGTATTGGTGGTTATGACTGGTACTCTGGGTTAGTTTTAAttgttaaaatataatttaaatggaaatgtttgaAAGATGTGCTATATCATTTTGTTTCTCGTGTTAAAAAACTTGAATGTCTCTACTAgtaaacttgttctttgctttaGTCCtctaaaataaagaaaggaagcaaaggtGATGTCACTACGCTTAAGCCAACCCTAATGGCAGCTGTCCCGGTAAGTAACTGAaggataaataattaaaaaaaaatattttaaaaatataagtcATAATTCAAGTTTTTAACAATTAAATTAATGACACCAACCTGAGAGGTGTGGTTGACACTCATGAGGAATGGGAcgccatgcagagggacctggacaagctcgagaagtgggctaATGCGAACCTCATAAGCTTCaactaggccaagtgcaaggttcctgtcctcaacacaggaaagacatggacctgttggggaggctccagaggagggccatgaagatgctcaaagggctggagcacctctcctatgaggacaggctgagaagagctggggttgttcaggctggagaagagaaggctccggggagactttattgcagcctttcagtgctaAAAAGGGGCTTATAcaaaagatggggacaaagtttttagcagggcctgttgtgataggacaaggggtaatggcttcaaactaaaagagggttaATTCAAACTAGAtagaggaagaaatgttttatgacactgccccgggttgcccagagaggtggtagatggtccatccctggagacattcaaggtcaggttgaacggggcctctgagcgacctgatctagttgaaggtgtccctgctcattgcaggggagttggactagaggacctttaaaggtcccctccaacacaaactattctatgattctatgaccatttaaataaaaaaggtagAACCTTTGACATTAAGCTagcttaaataatatttttagtatttatttgtaTGTTGGGGATAAACATTATCATATGAGTGTCAACATATTTCAAAGTAAATTAATGGAACAAAGAtagctggcagcaggcagcttGGGGTTAACTAGTCCTTCTGGTCAGATGTTTACTTTCCTCATTTCTGTGAACATCTTGCTGTCTCTTCGTGATGGAAGAGGAATCGACCTGGGAGTGGGCTGTTATCTGAACTAGATGTACTAGAATTTCTAGGTGATGCTCCTTTTTTGTGGTACTGAATTTGGGATTTCTGTTACTTTTAGTTAAAGATAATCTTTTTATGCAACTAGGAAATTATGGATCGGATCTACAAAAATGTCATGAATAAAGTGAATGAAATGACTAGTTTCCAGCGGAATCTATTTATATTGGCCTACAACTACAAAATGGAACAGATTTCCAAAGGTTACACTACCCCGCTCTGCGATaggtaactttatttttaatggcacCAATAAAATGCTTATCAAAGTCTTACCTCATGAGCAGtatccgattttttttttttttttttttgtgtgtgcttctcTTTGTTTTAATGTTGATGCTTTGAACATGAATGAGTCTGTAATTAAGTGTAAATTGAAACAACAAATCAGTAGTTTGTGTGATGGTTTTAAGTATTTACTGAAAGAATTTAAGTGAGTGTTATTTAACTTGGAACTGATTGGAGATTTATACTCATGGCATTATTGTTATCAGGACTTTAACAATGGATTTGTACAATTTCTGGGTAAGATGGGAAGTCTATTCCCGTACATAACTGTAGACGTCGCGTTTTCACAGAAGTGAATCATAGAATAAAGTTGGAAGGAATCCAtaaggatcatggagtccaactcCCAACTTTAGTGATACTAAAGGATAATGTAATTGCAAAATTTATACggcttatttaaattatttttgaggaGAAAATCACAGAACTCTGTCTTACTAAATCTGTGTTCTTAAAACACTTACCTTCAAATCATGAAAAATGAGTGCCTGTGTTCTTGAAAATTTAAATGTGCTCTTTCAGGGTTTTCCTTGAATGccataaaattttatttgaagatgATTGAGACTTTCAGTTCAGATATAAAATTAGGTactgtcttgttttgtttttaagcagcaAATACATACTCTTACCTTTTGTCTTTTAGCCTTATTTTCCGGAAAGTACGAATGCTGCTAGGTGGAAAAATTCGCATCCTGCTTTGTGGAGGAGCCCCGCTCTCTGCGGCGACTCAGCGGTTTATGAACATTTGTTTCTGTTGCCCCGTAGGACAGGGCTATGGATTAACTGAATCAGCTGGAGCTGGAACAATCACGGAAGGTTGGTGTCAGTGATCCATGCTGAGCCCTCCGCGTGTATCATCTTTGACAGTCTGCTCATTTGGTGTATGCCACCGAACGTAACTGGGGAGTCGTCGGAATCACTTGTAGTCATAAATGTGTAAAACAGTAGGAGTACTAATTTTGACACGTTGTGCTAAAGCTGGTGACCTACATGTAAAATTAATGCTCTCGTTTGTGGGAGAGAAACCTGTAATAGTGTGAATGGGATCTTGGCATTACTGCATTTACCAGCTGAACTGAATAAATTCTTTCTAATTTTGGTGAGTATATTGAGACATTAGGAAAACTAAAAAAATGGAATGCAAAAGCCTGCACCAGATTTTAATTTCATATAACAGAACTTCATCGTTTCAGTGTCCTTTTAGTCCCAAAATTTCACTTATATTCTGTGGTGGGAGAAGGTCCGATCTGCTGGTTTTTGGCAATGGTGTGATCTACCTAGGAATCATATGAGGAATATCTAAGGTTCATGGCTAGATTATGCCAGCTTGTAGAACTTGCATTATGTTCCTTGGTGATCCACAGACTGCTGTGATGTGGAATTTAGTCCAAGAGGACTTTGAAAATGGCTTCTTCAGTAgcttgggggggcggggagggaagtgGACCTGTAATACCAATGATGTGATGCTCTTCTGGGAAGGTGCCCAGATGCAGAAGTGTTTGGGAATTGAGATTTCAGGAAAGTAAACCGAAATATAGAATCCCTGAATTGTTGCTACTTATTTCAGAGTCCGGCAAACACTATTTAAAGTTTTTGTGCCGCTTCTGAAGCGTGATCCACATGGACAGCTTGCTGTCAAAGCTGTGTTGATGTGACTGGAGGTAGCTATAAATACAGCCGTCTGTTCTCTTTGCAGGATAAGGATTTCATCTCCATTACCTTGATAGATCCATTGGTTTTCTTGGAAGTTCTGTTCTATGAATTAAAGTTCAGAAATAAATTGCAGTTAATTTTCACTAAATGAGATGCATGACAACAAAGATTTTTCTAATTCAGTTTTggtaattttgttttctgaaaaatgctcttttttaaaCTCTAGTTTGGGACTACACTACAGGGAGAGTGGGAGCACCTTTGGTCTGTTGTGAAATCAAGTTAATGAACTGGGAAGAAGGTGAGAATTTCTCTATGTGATTAAATTGTAGTGCGTTTGAAAGAGCTTTATATAGCTATTTTTCTATTCGGCTTTGCTCAGTAGTGGTAGTTAGAAGATGATTTCTTGgctctttaaattttaaatgctaCTTTTACCTATAAAAGTTTgatcttggggagaaaaaaaggtaaaataaattcCTTAGTGGTTTTTAAGCTTACAAATATCTAGACAGAAACTATCGATGTGAGTGGCATTTTGACTAGGTTGTGTTATGATTCTCTTTGGCTATACTGTTTCTTTTATTCCAGTCACTATAATTGTGTATGCGTATTGTGTAAAAGTATGTTGAACGTCTTGTTAGATCAGTATTCTTGCAGGATGGGGTGTGGGTCTTGTATGTTGTGTCTTAGAGCTGCTGGATTCAGGAGAATGTGTGATACCTTCTGTGGccattaagaaattatttaaaaatagtcttaatattaataattaaattatttaaaaatattaaaaaagagtcTGAAATGTGTTTAGGTGATTTCCTTTCACTGTGGGCTTTTATGTATTGTAGAGTAGAAACACATAATACTTAAGGGTGTTTTGGGCTAATGTGAAACCTTGTAggtattttctttcctaaaatatgaggcaaaaattatcttttttttttagatttgagCCTGTATGAAACTGATAGACCGTGTTAGTCCTGGCAGAAAGAGTACATAGAGGTGGCATTTGCCCTCTGCATGTGTGTGAATTTCACTGTTTGTAAACACAGATGTTAAATAGCTGTTTATATGCTGAAAAGAATTGGAACCACCTCTTCTCTTACTGAACTATTTAAGCAAGTGGTAACTTTGGCTACGGACTTACTAAAGtgtttaattctgtatttaaatagtaaaaataatagGAATTCTTGCTTTGGCATATATTTTAATTCTTGTTAACATAATAAAAACTGTACTTTTAGGTGGATATTACAACACCGATAAACCATATCCTAGAGGTGAGATTCTTATTGGAGGACAAAATGTGACTGTGGGATACTACAAAAATGAAGTGCGAACCAAAAAAGATTTCACTGTTGATGAGAATGGGCAAAGGTGGCTTCATACTGGAGACATTGGAGAGTTTCATCAAGATGGATGTCTAAAAATTATTGGTGAGTTAGTAACTTCAGGTGAACATATGTATGTAAACATTTTTCATGGCTGCTAAGTACTgtaatttaccaaaaaaacccctctccatATGTTGTCATGCAGTCTAAAGCGCTGCCATATATCCCGGGGAAACGCTGATATGTTGCTCTAAACTTGATTGTGTGTGTTAAAAACtgatataaattttaaaacaattgctTCCTTTTAAAACAGTCTTAACATTGACTCCACTCTGTTAGTGAGACTGGGTAGTACTTAGAGAGTAAAATGTAGACTAATTGGGCTATATAAGCTGCCTTAGATTTTATAATTTAAGTGTGGAATTTGATTCAGTGAAAGGGCTCTTCTGGTAATATGTGCTCAGGAATTAAATAAGCCTTTTTTAATCTTGCCGTTCTTTGTAATAAGAATATCCCTTTACCATAATGGAACTAGGGGAAAAATATAGTTAAGTAAAGGTGTTGCACATAAGGCTCTGATGGGCTCATAATTCTTTGACAcctctaggcacaaaaataggTGGCCTGACAACTGCCAGGTGTGTCTCTTGGAGTCAGTGGGTGATTTAGGGTGCTCTTTAATCCTGAAAACTAAGCTTATTTGATTTATTATGTGAGAAGAATCTTGTGTCCTATTGCAGCTGCCTTGCACAGGTCAAATGGGTTAGACAGCTACAAAAACTACCTTGCCTGGTTGCACAAAGCAACCTGAAGGTATATAGCCAAGGAGAGGTACTCCTGGCTGCCATCACAGCTAGGCTAGAGTAGTCACCTTTGCTTTCTTTGGCCTATGTGCAATAAGTTCAAGTAATTTGGGCTTTAATTTTCGGTTCCTATTGTTGTGTTTCAAATAACAGATGGACAGTTGCTCTTTAAATATAGATTTAGCCTGGGAATAAATATCAAAATGTCACCAAATGCTGCATTTCCTGCTTGAAGCGTCTGGACCAGACAGCAGAAAAATGCGTGCTTCTGGCCAGACACTGGCTTTTGCGTAATCCTAGTTGTCTTCCATTTACGCGCTGGTGCAGTCACATTGGAGATGCTGTtctaaagacagaaaatgcaTGGGATCGAAATGTGTCTCATGTTTAAGTGAGGGACAGATTGATAAAATGCCAAGTCTGGAAACGTGATATTAAATGTTTCTGGTACATTCACCAAACATGAGTCAGCTTACCTTTTGGCATTTGTACCTTCTTTtcagaaaagtataaaatcaatgTCTAAAGTTTTGTGTTCTGTAATTAATGGTTAATTCGTTTTTTCCTCAATAGATCGTAAAAAAGATCTTGTAAAACTCCAGGCAGGAGAATACGTTTCTCTTGGCAAAGTAGAAGCAGCTCTAAAGAATCTTCCACTGGTAGATAATATTTGTGCGTATGCAAGCAGGTAAGAGGCAGCTGGTAGTTTGTTATTATTGTATTCTTATCTGTCCTACTGAAGATGTAAGCAAAATTTTTTGCCATTCAACGTGTGGAGTTTTTTAAACCAGTTGATAAAGGATTTTACTTATAGTACAATGGAATAACTTTCTCTATCAAAACTAAGACATCTgaaaggtttggttttatttttcccttcctattttttttcatcatttgttGGAGAACGCCAAGAATGagtctttctttcatttccttttccccaaTCTGAAAAGCAGTTAAGCTCTGACTGCATCACTCAAGCACTTCAGAGATTATTACCTACCTAAGCCCCGCGACACCTTGTTCCTTTCTGTATTTAGCTGTAGTCTGTTCTTCAGAGCAAGTACTGTTGTACTttggaggaaggggggggaaaaaatcccaccaaCATCCCAGAAGCTGGTTTGCacattaaaaatagttttcttttaacCCCTGCAATATACTAGCAGAAGCTTTGAAGCTTGAAAGAAAACTCTGTAAATACTATGCAAACACACAATAAATGATGATCAAATGTCCTTTATATTTGCTTTCTAAGTGCACTACCAAATTAAGCATATAAGGGCTTAAGTTTCTATTTCTAGAATTTCCTACCTGTACATGATATAGACTTAAATGTATAAATACACTTCAGGTGGTCATTGTTGTCATTTTGGAGCTTCTGAATGATCAGAATTACTCTGATTTCCAGTATGGCCAAAAAAGCCCCACTTGATAACTTTGATTGAAGGAGGCCAGGGCAAGCATACCAGAGAACTGCTCAGTggtaataaaatagaaaattaacttTTGGTTTGTTCACCTGGTTCTCTGtggtatatttcttttttttttcgtgtgtgtgtgtgttaactAATGGTAGTCATCCTGGAACTTCAGTTTTGACGGTTCTGTATCAGTAGGCTGACGTGCACTGGGCATGCCACTGCTGAGAAAACTTCCATTATATTAGGCTTTATTTGTGGTTTTGACATGTTGGGCAAGTCTCATATTTGCTTGCTTTCACTGCCTGAGGTTCTGTGCCTGTTCTGAGCACCCTCTGTAGTCTTTGGAGAAAGAGACTCTTCCAGATGGTGATTTCTGCTGTTCCAGGGTTGAAGGTCACTGTTGGAATCGTACTATCAAATTTGTGTTAACTTTGCCAGGTCAGCATTACTTTACAGACTAAAATGCACTTGTCAGGCATTTGACTCTGGTAGTCTGTCCCCTGTCTATtacttaaaaataggaaaatctATGAGTAATTTTTAAAGGTAACTTACAGAGTCCCAAGTACACTGCaaattgtttttctgttgctgctatatttcttcctaataatttCATGCCCGTAATTCGGCATCAGTAGCCGTGTAATACAGATTTTATGGATGATTGTCCATATGCACATTTCACTGTGGATGTATACTCACCTTAGCAGCGTGAGCTCAGAGACTTTTTGTTAGCAGTGCCCACAACTTCATATTCTGTCACTCCTTATACTTTGCCTGCGTGATCTCATAAGTAAGAGTCGTCCTTCATTTGTAGCTGTTTTACCTCCCACGTGCAAAAGGACAAGGAGGGCAGACTCTTACAAATAGGTTAGATCTATGATTTGACCTTAGATCTTGGGGTGCATGTCTCCTGAATACAGGTGGCAGGGAATCAAAACTGTTTGCACGGTATCACTGCTTTAAAAGCTGTATGCATTGACCACCACGGACAAAATACTCGGTGAGATAAGGAATAAAATGTTTGATGAAAGGAATCACGATTAGAGCTCTTTCAGAGGAGACTCCTAATGCTTTATCAGCACTTCACTCATCCAAAATGTATCCAGCGGATATCAAGCATCACATCAGGAAAATGAGTAGCTCAGTTACCTGAGGAATGAGCAAACAGCTAAAAAACCCAAGGGAGTTCTCAGCAGGAAGCTCAAGGAGAGCTGACAAGGGCCAGACTTCACAGAATAGAAATGGTGATATTGACATGTAGTGCCACGGTGTCTCTCACCGTAGGTCTGAGAGCCGTGCTCGAGTAGGGTGTCAAGCACAGCAAGGGAATCAAGATTCCTAGTGTTTTAGCATGGAGGAGATGACTTAAGAGGTCCTGAGGACCAAATTCTGAAAATGTCTTCCTTCATGCTGCTGCTATGACCTCCAAGACTGAAGAAGCTAGCAAATTCAAATAATCTACAGAAGGAACAGTAGTGGAGAGGGAAGTGGCTGCTCCAGAGAGATGATGTAGTCTTCAGGATACTTCTCAAGACGAACAGTGCTTTAGCATTTGAACTGCAGCAAGTCAAGATTTAACTTGGTGGTACAGAATGAAAAACTACATGTTCCAGGAGCTGTCAGCTCTGAGGTGCTTTTTCCAGGAAAACGCATAGTTGGATGAACTCGTTTGTCCAGAGGAAGTATGCTTCCACTGCAGAGCCTGAATTTTAGATGAACCAGAAGTTTGAGACTTACCCAGCCAACTGATTACTTCTGTGTTCTGTTTATCCCTGGAGTCGCTGGCGATATTGCTGGACGTGACCTTAAGCATGCCAAATGACTACAGGAACCAGGGGTGAAAGTGCCAGAATCCTTTGTGTTCTGGATGCCTTCGTACTTAATAGATATGACAGAGTAGACCCCAGACGAAGTTACAAGGGTTCAGTACAGAGTATAGttagggggcggggggggatcagAGGCAAAGGCAGAAGGTGAGATGTGAGCAGTAAGTGATGCTGAGGCTAATCTGAAGTCTTTCTGCAAGTACATTCTTAGAGAAAAATGAGAAGCGTTTCAAGTCAGCCAAAAGGCAAAGCTTGTCGACAGATGATGCCAGAGAAGCCTGTTTGTAATGGACTTTTGTGCAGTCTTCATGGCTGCTGTCAGATGCCCATTGTAATTCATATCAGCAACAAAGGAGAAAATTGCCATGTACAGGAACCAAAAGGGTATTTagaattagtattttaaaattatctcgGACACCTTAAAGGACAAGCTAAAGTAATCTCCATACTGGGGTTAAGGTTCTGTATTTTGCATTAATGGTCTGTCTGGTGAAAGACAgttgaaaacatttattaaatctGTATATGGTTAAGGTAGGACAGGACCAAAGGGACAGTGGAGGACAGGATTAGAATTCTGAGCAAGCTTGACTAGATGGAGCTTTGGTTGAACACAGTGGTCAGTTTAAAGAGGGGAAATATAAACTATACTTACAagtaaataaactgcaaaaattcAGTGGGTGCTGACGTGAGTCAAGAAGTACCATGCTGTTGTAAGAAGGTAAATATTATGGCATAATTAGATGTATAGCCTACAAGATGCACAATGATCTTTTTGCTCTAACAAGACTTAAAGGGTCTGAGTTCCACATGCAGCACTTCAGAAAAGGTGGACGTCTTGAAAAGAATCCAGGAGAAAAATGGGAATGTCTGGGCAGAGATCTCTGGTGCATGACTTAGAAGAAAAGGGCATTGCTTAAATTCCTAAAGAAGcttaagaaaggaaggaagactAGacagatgagaaggaaaaaaaatagtaacagtCTGTGAACAAAATACATGGCTTCTGTGGAAAGGAGAGGAATGTCTGACAGTTCACTATATGAAAATGCAACTGATGTAAACTGCAGAGAGGACGAGTCAGGAATAGCCACCAGGAACAGCTTACTAGTGCTAAAAGTAGTGAAGCATCGGCGTTTGCCTGATGTTTAAGAACAGGTTGGACAAACACCTTTAGATGTAGCTGACTTTGCTTCAAGTCAGGTGCATGAATGAGATGGTCAATTAGATGACCTTCTGAGATCCCTTTCAGCTCTGATTCTGTGGTCTGCTTTGTTAGAACATGTAGAGCTGCTATGTGAGGTTCTGTTCACGTTTTCCCTAAACTTTACGCCATCTCAAAAGTCTTGAATACCTCTTTCAAGGCGAATCGTGCTTCAGCGTTTTTCCAAAGACTTTGAGATCACGGCTTCATATGTTCTAGGCATACCAGGAGCAGGCAAAGATTGCCAACAGCAGAATGAGTGTATGGACAATCGCTTGAAAGAGAAAGGCAAGTCACTTACCCTACAGAAGCAGGCGTTCTTTGAGATGGGTTGTGCATATGCTCATTCTACGAcctgctctccagcccctcttcaCTGCAGTCCTCTACAGTAACTGGATTCTGCAGGGGAGAGGAAACTGAGGTAGGGAAGCGGCACACCGGTCTTCATGTCAGGATGCAAAACTTGAGGAGAGGCAGAGTGCGTTGACCTCATGTGGGTACTGCTACCCCAAAGCTTTGAGCGTGAGGGACAGTGGAATATGCATATGGACAGCACACCTTGAAGCAAACCAGTTGCTGTAAGGTAAGTAGCTTCTCTTTCTACTTATTTTTAAGCAGGCAAAGGTAATTTGGGTACTATTTCAGAAAGACTATCAGGTGAACAAAAGCCGACTGTTAAGCGCAATATCTCTGTATCAAGTGCAAAGCCCCCAacttgaaatgttatttttgaagaCTTGCTAACTTTACAAAATTCATACTAAAGTACATTATACTTCTCAGTTTCCATTCTTATGTCATTGGATTTGTTGTGCCAAATCAAAAGGAGCTCGCAGAACTAGCTCGAAAGAAAGGATTTAAAGGAACCTGGGAAGAGATCTGTAACAGTCCTGAGATGGAAAAAGAGGTACTGAAGGTGCTAGCTGAGGCTGCCATGGCAGGTGAGTAGCTGGGCAGATCATACTAACCTTACGGACCAAAATGTCTGTGAAACAGATAAGCATAGGCCCTAAAAATAGTGTGTGTATTTTATAGAACATATATGAAGTGAAGTCTTcatacaaaaaaacaaacaaaatatgaGTCGGGTCAGTCCTTTTGATTCATGTAACTATTTTtttgaccatggccaatagctGAGGAAAGAATACAAAAACAGGGCAAACTCAACAAGCTCAGGTCAGTTCTTATATAAGTATTTGTGTCTGGCGCTCTCTAAGGTGTTCTGTAATACTTTTTTGGCCTTAGCTGCTGGTCCAAGAGAACGTGGGTCATCTGTAGATCCATGATCTGTGTGTCTCAGGTGCGGCGTACCTCTGCATAGTTGAAATAAGCCCATGGCGACAGGGACTGTTCTAGCTTCCAGTGACTTGCATCTGAGGGGTTTCCTAAACTGAAAGCAGTGTCTTTGTAGCTAATGACTTTCAGTAGACTTTTCTTACATTAACTCTTCTAGTTAAAGCTATGTAAATATTCTGTATCAGTATCCATACTACCTCTCAGCGGAGTTGAGCAGCTCAGCTACATTTGTGTGAAGAAATGCCTCTTGTTTGTTTTAACCCTGCCATCTGCTAGTTCGGTTTGGTTCTGCCAAGCTCATGTCTGGGAGAACAATCACAATGGCAGTTGTGATTTCTTTTCAGTGTCTATTATACTTCCCCCTCAGCTGTATCTTTTTCATGCTAATTGGTCATGGTCTGTTTAGCTATTCTGGTGCAGAATTAAACAGTGGCACAGTGATACGCTGTTTGTTCTTTCATCGTAATTTCTGCcttgtttctgcttttgatcATTACTAAGCACTGAGCTTTTTTCATAAAGCTGTCAGATATGACCGTGTTTTTTAAATAGTCATTGTGGAtgttaaatttgttttttcatatgTGTTCCCTTTTACACTTTTCTGCAATGAATGTTTTCTGCAGTCTGCTTTGCAGTCGCTCAGTATCACGATGCCCTTCTGCATCTCTGTGTAATCTGTGCTCATCTTTTCTACCCTGGATGACTTTATGCTTCCAACAGTCTTTGTTTCACTAATCTTCATCTCTTCTCCGTATTACTTGTGAATATATTACGCTTGGTGATCAGTGTATTTGCAGACTTCTGTTGCAGGAAGATGCTCTTACGATGACTGCAGTCTCAGTACTGCAGCAGACTCTGTTTTCCTTGCCCCATGTCTCCAGTCCATTTTCCTTCACTGGGTGGAGCGTATGGGCAGAGTTGTTCTAAGAAGCTGCTGCGGTGGAGAGCGTGTACAAAGCCGCTTTCCTTCTTTTGTGCAGCACACGATTGATGAAGCAGAATATTTGATTCAATCCTAGGCATTTTTACACATTTTGATGTTATTTTatatctggttttggttttttcacttTGGTATCATAGGGTTTACTTTTAAAGTAATGTTATGATTATAGTgcaacattgcaaaaaaaaaaaaacccacaaaaaaaccaaccaaaaacaacaaaaaaaacccaacaaccaaaaaacaaaccctcatcCAAACCCAGCGATTTAATGTCAAGGGGAGTAAAAGGTGCAGGAAAACCTAGAAatggcaggttgcacaggataATTATACatttgtagattattttttttttatttaacctgaaaatagattatttttttgaatGTGGCCCATCTGTTGATTACTTTACTTTTCTTAGAgctacttctttttcttctctcatgtCTGAAACCATAGCAGAAGCTCTTGCAAATGATAGTGTTTTGTGCTAACCTTTCTGTTTCAGTAAGGGGAACGGCTGCCATATGAACTTACTTTTCTCAAACAATTTAGGACTAtcaagaaaaaacaccaaacccccctgtttttttccaacTTAAGTAGTATGGCTTTTAAGACCTTATCTCCAGAAGGTATCATAAGACTGCTACAACAGCGTATATTTTGAGGATGTCTCCTTCATGCACTGAGGCTTTTCTGAGGTTAGGGAGCAGCTGGGGTTTATTTCGATATTTCTGTGGGAACTGGAGGACAGTTACTGGTGGATCCTGTCACTCTGCTAGTGACCACGCGGGTTTTCAGAGCTAACCATGGGGGTTTGGGCAACGCTTCTTCGTTCATGTCGTGTGCTTTTCTGTGCAAGAGTACAGTTCCTCCTCTTGTGCTTAACCGGAGAAAAATGGTTACATTtacattttgtattaaaaatgtttatttttacagctaaCCTGGAGAAGTTTGAAATACCAGTAAAAATACGTTTGAGCCCTGATCCTTGGACCCCTGAGACTGGTCTAGTGACAGATGCGTTCAAACTAAAACGCAAAGAGCTTACGG contains these protein-coding regions:
- the ACSL3 gene encoding fatty acid CoA ligase Acsl3; this translates as MKLKHNINPVLLQFINFIILVYSLITYIPWYIFSGSRQAIAKAKQVKAKPVNNKPGGAYRSVNSLHCLASVLYPGCDTLDKVFKYAKTKFKDKKLLGTREILKEEDEIQPSGKVFKKVILGKYTWLSYEDVYIKAVNFGNGLAVLGQQPKTNIAIFCETRAEWMIAAQACFMCNYQLVTLYATLGGPAIVHGLNETEVTTIITSKELMQTKLKEIVSQVPLLRHIITVDGKPTTWSEFPKGVIVHTMASVQAMGAKADTGSRQQSRPVPSDIAVIMYTSGSTGVPKGVMISHCNIIAGITGMAERIPNLGEKDIYIGYLPLAHVLELSAELVCLSYGCRIGYSSPQTLADQSSKIKKGSKGDVTTLKPTLMAAVPEIMDRIYKNVMNKVNEMTSFQRNLFILAYNYKMEQISKGYTTPLCDSLIFRKVRMLLGGKIRILLCGGAPLSAATQRFMNICFCCPVGQGYGLTESAGAGTITEVWDYTTGRVGAPLVCCEIKLMNWEEGGYYNTDKPYPRGEILIGGQNVTVGYYKNEVRTKKDFTVDENGQRWLHTGDIGEFHQDGCLKIIDRKKDLVKLQAGEYVSLGKVEAALKNLPLVDNICAYASSFHSYVIGFVVPNQKELAELARKKGFKGTWEEICNSPEMEKEVLKVLAEAAMAANLEKFEIPVKIRLSPDPWTPETGLVTDAFKLKRKELTAYYQMDIDRMYGKNVK